The Streptomyces sp. NBC_00597 DNA segment CTGGAGGCGGCAGCCCGCCACCACCGCGCGGGCGCCGCGGTGGTGGTGGGCCGGGGTGGTTGTCGCGGCGCCGTTACGGCGCCATCTCGTACGCCCCGGACAGCGCCTCGACCCGGTCCCAGACCCGGGCCGAGCGGGCTTCGTCCACGACGGGACGGCGCACCGCGCCGAGCGCCCAGCGCTGCTGCTCCTCGGTGGCGGAGTCCTTTCCGTGCAGCTCGACGGCGTGCGCGGAGAAGTCCCGTACGAGGACGGCGAACAGCTCGTCCAGGACGTCCTCGTCGAGGCCGGTCAGCCGCGCCTGCTCCAGGATCAGCTGGCCGTGGACGACGAGCGCGAAGAGCTGGCCGACGGCGAGCAGCAGGTCCAGGTCACGGCTCTGCTCCTCGTCGGGGGCTGCGGTGGTGACGAACTCGCACAGCGCGTCGGCCTGTTCGCGGAAGCGGGCGACGTTGGGCACGGCGGCGTACGCGTCGAAGGCGGGGCGCCAGTCGTGGAAGCGGACGGAACCGAGGCCGCGGGCGGGGCCCTGGCGGAAGAGGAAGTCGTCGTCGGCCGCGTCGAGGCGGGTCGGGACGGCCGGGTACTCGACCGGGTCCAGCAGGTGGTTGCGCATGAACTTGAGGATCAGCGCGAGGTTGACGTGGACCGTGCCCTCCAGCTTGGGCAGCCCGCGGATCTCGACGGCGGCTTGGGCGAAGTAGTTGTCCTTCTCGAAGCCCTTGGCGGCGATGACGTCCCACATCAGGTCGATGACCTTCTCGCCCTCCGTGGTCACCTTCATCTTCGTCATCGGGTTGAAGAGCAGGTAGCGGCGGTCGTCGGGGCCGGCGGAGCGGAAGTAGTCGACGGCACGGTCGCTGAACAGCTTCATCCCGACGAGGCGTACGTACGCGTCGGCCAGCTCGCGGCGCACGTGCGGGAAGGCGGTGACGGGGCGGCCGTAGAGGACGCGGTTGTGGGCGTGGGTGACGGCCTCGTACATCGCGTGTTCGCAGATGCCGATCGAGGCGGTGCAGAGGTTGAACTTGCCGACGTTGACGGTGTTCAGTGCGGCGTCGAAGGCGGCACGGCCCGTGTGCAGGACGTCTTCGGCGCCGACCGGGTAGTCCTCCAGGCGGAACTCGCTGACGTACTTCGAGGAGTCGACGACGTTCTTCACCAGGTGGTAAGCCGGGTGGCGGCTGTCGGCGGCGAAGAAGACGTACCCGTCCGGGCCTTCGATGTCGGTGCGGCGACCGAACACGGAGACGAGGCCGGCCGCGTTGCCGTTGCCGATGTAGTACTTGGAACCGGTGGCCCGGAAGCCGCCGTTGCCGTCGGACTCCAGCAGCATGTCGGTGGAGTAGATGTCGGCGCCGTGCGTCTTCTCCGACAGGCCGAACGCGAACACCTCGCCCTGTGAGAGGAGTTCGGCGGCGCGGGCGTGGGCATCGGTGTTCTCGCTCTGCCACACGGGCCCGAGACCGAGGATGGTCACCTGCCACGCGTACCAGTAGTCGAGGCCGTAGAACCCGAAGATCTCGTTGAGGGCGGCGATCCGGGCGGTGTCCCACCGCTTGTCCGGGTGCCCGTCAGCGGCGGGGGCCGGGGTGAGGAAGGTGGCAAACAGGCCTTCCTTGGCGGAGAAGGCGATGAAGTCGCCCAGCCAGGCGCGGGTGCGGTAGTCCTCGATCAGCCGGCGCTTGCCGCGCTCCTCGAACCAGTCGACGGTGGCGCGCAGCAGCCTGCGGGTCTCGGGGTCGAAGTGCTGCGGATCGTAGGTGCTCGGGTTGAACAGCAGGGAGTCGGCCATGGGGGTTCGCCTTCCGGGGTCGGGGTCGAGGGGTGAAGGTGCTGGTAGCGGCGCTGGTGGGGGGAGCGGCTCAGGCGACCGGGCGGGGCGGCGCGCCGAGCCGTTGGACGGTGGCGAGTACGTCGTCGAGCCAGGCGACCGTCATCCGTTCGTACGCGATGCCCCCGCGGAGCACGACGTGTTGCAGCTCCTGCCCCGCGTCGAGCGGTGCGGGGGCCTCGGGCCCGGTGAAGTCGCGCAGCTCTCCGGCGAGATAGTGGGCGAGTCGGTCGCTGTGCACCCGGCGGTGCCGTTCGACCTCACGGACCAGTGCGGCCGGGTCGTCGAAGGCCGCGCCGCGGATCTTGACGGCGAGGTCGTGGCGCAGGCTCTCGGGTTCGATCGGCTCGTGCAGCCACCGGGAGAGGGCGGCGCGGCCCGGGTCGGCGACGGAGTACTCCTTCTTGTCCGGCCGGCCCTGCTGCGCCACCTCGCGGACGGCGAGCATGCCCTCGCTCTCCATGCGCTTGAGGACGCGGTAGATCTGCTGGTGCGTGGCGGTCCAGAAGTAGCCGATGGAGCGGTCGAAGCGCCGGGCGAGCTCATAGCCTGAACCCGGCTTCTCCAGGAGCGAGACGAGGATCGCATGTTCGAGCGCCATACCCCGATCCTTCTATGCAACTCGTTGCATAGACAAGCCGCAGCGCCCGGTTGAGACGCGGCTCACCCCGCAGCCGCCGGCATCAGCACCCGAAAGCGGGTCCGAGTTGTCACGCGATGAGCGGACTCGGGGCTTCTGCCACCCTCCGTCCGGTCCCGACGCCCTAGCGTGGCTCGTGCACCAACCCACTGGTGCCGGTCGGGCACCGTCGTGCCGGCCCGGCCCGACAGCTGCCAGAGGAACCCCGGTTGACAGGTCGCAGGACGACGGATGAACCCCGCAGGACCGCCCTGCCGCGCGTGCGGTACTGGTTCGACACCGTCGTCGCCCGCGGGACACCGGTGCTCATCGGCTGGCTGACCCTGGTCTGCCTGGCCGTCGTGGTCCCGGCGAGCGTGGCGCTGGTCTGGGCGGACCGTCGAGCGCCCACCACGCGGTCGGAGCGGCTCGTGGCCGTCTGGGTCAGCGTCGGACAGACCCTGAAGATCGGCGGTGCGGTGGGCAGCCCGCTCTACGTGCTGTTCTCGGTACTGCTGGCCCTCGTGGCACTGCTGTTCGTCTCCACGCTCGTCAGCCTGATCACCACCGGCCTCAACGACAAGGTCCTGGCCCTGCGGCGCGGCCGGTCCACCGTGCTGGAGGAGCGGCACACCGTTCTACTGGGTTGGTCCGAGCAGGTCTTCCCGATCGTCTCCGAACTGGTCGTCGCCAACTCCAACCAGCGTCGGGCGGTCGTCGCCGTCCTCGGCCCGAAGGACAAGGCGGAGATGGAGGACGAGATCGCCCTCGCCGTCGGCCGGCTGGGCCGGACCCGGCTGATCTGCCGCAGCGGGGTGACCACGGACCCGGCGCTGGTCGCGCTCGTCCGCCCCGAGACGGCGCGCGCCGTCCTCGTCCTCACCCACGCAGGCGAGGACGGGGACGCCCACGTGGTGAAGACCCTGCTCGCCCTGGAGGCTGCCGTACGGGGGCGGGGCCTCCCCGGAGTCGTCGCCGCGGTCCGCGACGGCCGCCACCACCGGGCGGCGCAACTCGCCGCCGGACCGCGGGGCCGGGTGCTGAACATCGAGGACGTCACCGCCCGGCTCATCGCCCGGACCTCGCGCCAGCCCGGTCTGTCCCTCGTCCACCAAGAACTCCTGGACTTCGAGGGGGACGAGTTCTACACGGTCCACGAGCCCGAGCTCACGGGGTACGCCTTCGGCCGGCTGCTCCTCGCGTACGCCACGTCTTGCGTCGTCGGCATCCTGGGCAGCGCCGGCGACGTCGAACTCAACCCTGCGGCGGACAGGGTGCTGGGGGCGGACGACCGGATCGTCCTGGTCACGGAGGACGACGACACCGCCGTCCTGGCGGACGGGCCGCTGCCCGTGGACGAGGAGGCGATCGCGGTACCCGGGCCGTGCGCGCCGCCGGCCGAGCGCTTCCTCGTGCTCGGCTGGAACCACCGTGCTCCGCGCATCATCGAGCAGCTGGATCCGTGCGTACCCGAGGGGTCCGAGCTGGTGATCATGACGAACGGCGAGGAGGCGCTCCGGGACGCCGCACGCTGCGCGCGATCGCGCGCGGGCCGGATGCGGATCACGGTGC contains these protein-coding regions:
- a CDS encoding PadR family transcriptional regulator gives rise to the protein MALEHAILVSLLEKPGSGYELARRFDRSIGYFWTATHQQIYRVLKRMESEGMLAVREVAQQGRPDKKEYSVADPGRAALSRWLHEPIEPESLRHDLAVKIRGAAFDDPAALVREVERHRRVHSDRLAHYLAGELRDFTGPEAPAPLDAGQELQHVVLRGGIAYERMTVAWLDDVLATVQRLGAPPRPVA
- a CDS encoding acyl-CoA dehydrogenase family protein: MADSLLFNPSTYDPQHFDPETRRLLRATVDWFEERGKRRLIEDYRTRAWLGDFIAFSAKEGLFATFLTPAPAADGHPDKRWDTARIAALNEIFGFYGLDYWYAWQVTILGLGPVWQSENTDAHARAAELLSQGEVFAFGLSEKTHGADIYSTDMLLESDGNGGFRATGSKYYIGNGNAAGLVSVFGRRTDIEGPDGYVFFAADSRHPAYHLVKNVVDSSKYVSEFRLEDYPVGAEDVLHTGRAAFDAALNTVNVGKFNLCTASIGICEHAMYEAVTHAHNRVLYGRPVTAFPHVRRELADAYVRLVGMKLFSDRAVDYFRSAGPDDRRYLLFNPMTKMKVTTEGEKVIDLMWDVIAAKGFEKDNYFAQAAVEIRGLPKLEGTVHVNLALILKFMRNHLLDPVEYPAVPTRLDAADDDFLFRQGPARGLGSVRFHDWRPAFDAYAAVPNVARFREQADALCEFVTTAAPDEEQSRDLDLLLAVGQLFALVVHGQLILEQARLTGLDEDVLDELFAVLVRDFSAHAVELHGKDSATEEQQRWALGAVRRPVVDEARSARVWDRVEALSGAYEMAP
- a CDS encoding NAD-binding lipoprotein encodes the protein MTGRRTTDEPRRTALPRVRYWFDTVVARGTPVLIGWLTLVCLAVVVPASVALVWADRRAPTTRSERLVAVWVSVGQTLKIGGAVGSPLYVLFSVLLALVALLFVSTLVSLITTGLNDKVLALRRGRSTVLEERHTVLLGWSEQVFPIVSELVVANSNQRRAVVAVLGPKDKAEMEDEIALAVGRLGRTRLICRSGVTTDPALVALVRPETARAVLVLTHAGEDGDAHVVKTLLALEAAVRGRGLPGVVAAVRDGRHHRAAQLAAGPRGRVLNIEDVTARLIARTSRQPGLSLVHQELLDFEGDEFYTVHEPELTGYAFGRLLLAYATSCVVGILGSAGDVELNPAADRVLGADDRIVLVTEDDDTAVLADGPLPVDEEAIAVPGPCAPPAERFLVLGWNHRAPRIIEQLDPCVPEGSELVIMTNGEEALRDAARCARSRAGRMRITVHDGDITDPRALADLDVASFDRAVVLGYDDADGGAPGALTGDDRTLVTLLHLRALEKASGRELAVVIEMADDRNRLLAPAREGGDFIVGGRLISLLMTQIAENPHLAEVFDRLFSADGDSLHLKPATHYVLPGREVTFATVVESGRRQGHCVLGYRLHEKALHSPSYGVRVNPDKRDRVRFGAQDSVIVLAREPAAPAAPCATPLSEALPGPFPGGRSRDDIKATGGP